Proteins encoded together in one Chitinophaga varians window:
- a CDS encoding GNAT family N-acetyltransferase, with protein sequence MTIREASIADAKQLSDLITENANALLKPHYSPEQWEIFIRYYSEQTMIEKINQQVMFCAEANGHIVGTIALDNDLVVGFYTRLQQVDQGIGKQLMSHLENYARAHGIKALQLAASPAGLAFYHKNGWQKVKDFTVYHYGVGFEETLMIKTL encoded by the coding sequence ATTACTATCAGAGAAGCCTCCATCGCCGATGCCAAACAACTGAGCGACCTCATTACCGAAAATGCAAATGCCCTGTTAAAACCCCACTACAGCCCCGAACAGTGGGAAATATTCATTAGATACTATTCCGAACAGACCATGATTGAAAAGATAAATCAACAAGTCATGTTCTGTGCGGAAGCAAATGGCCACATTGTTGGCACTATCGCACTGGACAACGATTTGGTGGTCGGCTTTTATACACGGCTCCAACAGGTGGACCAGGGAATAGGAAAACAACTGATGTCGCACCTGGAAAATTACGCACGTGCCCACGGAATAAAAGCGTTACAGTTAGCTGCATCTCCCGCCGGATTGGCATTCTACCATAAAAACGGCTGGCAGAAGGTAAAGGACTTCACTGTTTACCACTACGGCGTAGGCTTTGAAGAGACATTAATGATAAAGACACTTTAG
- a CDS encoding ABC transporter ATP-binding protein, with translation MNLLEVKNLKKHYATHKAVDDISFNIRQGSIFGLLGPNGAGKTTLLRMITGIFYPDEGSILLNGKPFDPQRDTPLIGYMPEERGLYKKMKVGEQTLYLARLKGLSEKEATAKIKKWFDKFDINSWWNKRVDELSKGMQQKVQFISTIMHDPKLLILDEPFSGLDPINSNLIKQEIFDLAQQGTTIIFSTHRMEQVEEICDHIMLVNKGHKILDGSVKQIKQDFKQGLFRIGLGVVPNAAMMATYHFTIVSIHENTVTVKMNEDSSTNDILLHFIRQNIPVTYFEEILPSINEVFITQVQQTEQAPVITAAQQPA, from the coding sequence ATGAATCTACTCGAAGTCAAAAACCTGAAGAAGCACTATGCCACGCACAAAGCTGTAGATGATATCAGCTTTAACATCCGGCAAGGCAGCATATTCGGTCTGCTCGGCCCCAACGGGGCCGGGAAAACCACCCTGCTACGCATGATCACCGGCATATTCTACCCCGATGAAGGCTCCATCCTGCTCAACGGCAAACCCTTCGATCCACAACGCGATACCCCGCTGATCGGCTACATGCCTGAAGAAAGAGGGCTATACAAAAAAATGAAGGTCGGCGAACAAACCCTGTACCTCGCACGCCTCAAAGGCCTCAGCGAAAAAGAAGCTACCGCCAAAATCAAAAAATGGTTCGACAAATTCGATATCAACTCCTGGTGGAACAAACGCGTGGACGAACTCAGTAAAGGCATGCAACAAAAGGTGCAGTTCATCTCCACCATCATGCATGACCCTAAACTGCTCATCCTCGATGAGCCCTTCTCCGGCCTCGATCCCATCAACTCCAACCTGATCAAGCAGGAGATCTTTGACCTGGCGCAGCAAGGCACCACCATCATCTTCTCCACCCACCGCATGGAACAGGTGGAAGAAATATGCGACCACATCATGCTGGTCAACAAAGGCCATAAAATACTCGATGGCAGCGTAAAACAAATCAAACAGGACTTCAAACAGGGACTCTTCCGTATAGGTCTTGGCGTAGTGCCCAACGCAGCAATGATGGCCACCTATCACTTCACCATCGTCAGCATACACGAAAATACCGTCACGGTAAAGATGAATGAAGACAGCTCTACCAATGACATCCTGCTGCACTTCATCCGTCAGAACATACCCGTTACCTATTTCGAGGAAATATTGCCCTCCATCAACGAAGTATTCATCACCCAGGTCCAGCAAACGGAACAAGCGCCTGTCATCACAGCTGCGCAGCAACCTGCCTGA
- a CDS encoding TonB-dependent receptor yields MSIMLKRMIWGIWLLLPLWVAAQHETTGSLTGKITSLDHQPLELVSVSLPVLQKGTLTNNAGEYQITGITPGTYTLRIQMLGATEKDFTVVITAGQPTVVDYQLSKENIQALQEVRVVGNVNKFSHKESIYISRLPLKNLENPQVYNIVPKALIEEQMALDLGSISRNVPGAGIPMLANQGRVTFRSRGFETEPNARNGVAGAAFSTIDPANLERVEAIKGPSATLFGTNVSSSYGGLYNRVTKKPYNGFGGEVAYYGGNWNFNRLTVDVNTPVNTDKTMLFRLNGATTFEQSFQDMGFTRSLSLAPSFSYQITDKLSLLLDVEFGQAKGTSVVRFNPYTGSNKTQSVADMGFPYNRMFLGNDIAYQTQMMNIFAQLNYKISSNWTSQTILSRARSSIDGYITALNGRSDSTLRAQVMVGYTAFIATDIQQNFIGDFKLGAFRNRLVVGLDYYNNSNSFDRVSVNGPTVNFINPGNSYKITRADIDALVPNGTPRRENNGDNTYAVYASNVINFTDRLMAMLSLRLDRYENQGVYNITTGVTNGAYGQTSLSPKLGLVYQVVKDRVSLFGNYMNGFLNKSGSDAQGNSFKPEQGNQLEYGVKADVLDHKLVGTVSYYDIRVKNVLRTDPNDVNYSIQDGTQQSKGVEVEFTAAPVTGLNIVAGYAYNDSKYTKADKSVEGLRPALSGPDKMLNFWASYRFPKGTLKGLGIGFGGNAGSASFQTNTRTARVIIPSYTILNAALFYDYGKIRVGAKVDNLTSEKAWSVRLTPQNPARFTGSVSLKF; encoded by the coding sequence ATGAGCATTATGTTGAAGCGGATGATATGGGGAATATGGCTCCTGCTGCCTTTGTGGGTGGCAGCCCAGCATGAAACCACAGGGAGCCTCACTGGTAAAATTACATCGCTGGACCATCAGCCGCTGGAGCTGGTATCGGTGTCATTGCCGGTGTTGCAGAAAGGCACACTGACCAACAACGCAGGAGAATACCAGATCACCGGCATCACTCCCGGAACGTACACACTGCGCATACAAATGCTGGGCGCCACAGAAAAAGACTTTACGGTGGTCATCACCGCAGGACAACCAACAGTAGTGGATTATCAGCTTAGTAAAGAAAATATACAGGCCTTGCAGGAAGTGAGAGTAGTGGGCAACGTGAATAAGTTCTCTCATAAAGAGAGCATCTATATCAGTCGCCTGCCCCTGAAAAACCTGGAAAACCCGCAGGTGTACAACATTGTGCCGAAAGCGCTGATAGAAGAACAGATGGCGCTTGACCTTGGCAGTATCTCCCGTAATGTGCCCGGAGCAGGCATCCCGATGCTGGCCAACCAGGGCCGTGTCACTTTCCGCTCCCGCGGTTTTGAAACAGAACCGAATGCCAGAAACGGAGTTGCCGGTGCGGCTTTTTCTACTATCGACCCGGCCAACCTGGAAAGGGTGGAAGCCATCAAAGGGCCGTCTGCCACCCTGTTTGGTACCAACGTGTCCAGCAGTTACGGTGGTTTATACAACCGTGTTACCAAAAAACCATATAACGGTTTTGGTGGTGAAGTGGCTTACTATGGCGGCAACTGGAACTTTAACCGGTTGACCGTAGACGTGAACACACCCGTGAATACAGATAAAACAATGTTGTTCCGTTTGAACGGGGCCACTACATTTGAACAGAGTTTTCAGGACATGGGCTTTACCCGCAGCCTGAGCCTGGCCCCCAGCTTCTCGTATCAGATCACGGATAAACTGTCTTTGTTGCTCGATGTGGAGTTCGGACAGGCTAAAGGTACTTCGGTAGTGCGTTTCAACCCTTATACCGGTAGCAACAAAACACAGTCCGTCGCTGATATGGGTTTTCCCTATAACCGTATGTTCCTGGGTAATGATATCGCGTATCAAACGCAGATGATGAACATTTTTGCACAGTTGAACTATAAAATATCCTCCAACTGGACATCACAAACAATTCTTTCCCGTGCCCGCTCTTCTATCGACGGATACATCACCGCGTTGAACGGCCGCTCTGATTCTACCCTGCGCGCGCAGGTAATGGTGGGCTACACCGCTTTTATTGCAACAGATATCCAGCAGAACTTCATCGGGGATTTTAAACTGGGTGCTTTCCGTAACCGCCTGGTAGTAGGACTCGACTATTACAACAACTCCAATTCATTTGACCGTGTGTCCGTTAACGGACCTACGGTGAACTTTATCAATCCGGGGAACAGCTATAAGATCACCCGTGCAGATATTGACGCGCTGGTGCCTAACGGTACGCCGCGCCGGGAAAACAATGGTGATAACACCTACGCCGTCTACGCTTCCAACGTGATCAACTTTACGGACCGCCTGATGGCCATGCTGAGCCTGCGGCTGGACCGCTACGAGAACCAGGGCGTATATAACATCACTACCGGCGTGACCAACGGTGCTTATGGCCAGACATCGCTGTCTCCCAAATTGGGCCTCGTATACCAGGTAGTGAAAGACAGGGTGTCCCTGTTTGGTAACTATATGAATGGTTTCCTCAACAAAAGCGGTTCAGACGCGCAAGGCAATTCTTTTAAACCGGAACAGGGCAACCAGCTGGAATACGGCGTGAAGGCGGATGTGCTGGACCACAAGCTGGTAGGTACTGTCAGTTACTATGATATCCGCGTTAAAAACGTGTTGCGTACAGATCCCAATGATGTGAACTACTCCATCCAGGACGGTACCCAGCAAAGTAAAGGCGTGGAGGTGGAATTCACTGCTGCACCGGTCACAGGGTTGAACATCGTGGCTGGATATGCTTATAACGACAGTAAATATACGAAAGCGGACAAGTCGGTGGAAGGACTGCGCCCTGCGTTGTCCGGACCGGATAAAATGCTGAATTTCTGGGCCAGTTACCGTTTCCCGAAAGGCACGCTGAAAGGCCTCGGTATTGGCTTCGGCGGTAATGCCGGTAGTGCTTCGTTCCAAACCAATACCCGGACCGCCAGGGTGATCATCCCGTCCTATACCATCCTGAATGCAGCCTTGTTTTATGACTACGGCAAAATTCGTGTAGGCGCCAAGGTGGATAACCTGACCAGTGAAAAGGCCTGGTCGGTGCGGTTAACGCCGCAGAACCCCGCCCGCTTCACGGGTAGCGTCAGCCTTAAATTCTGA
- a CDS encoding NAD(P)H-dependent flavin oxidoreductase, with product MNRISTLFGIQYPIVQAGMIWASGWRLASAVSNAGGLGLIGAGSMYPDVLRHHIQRCKEATNKPFGVNVPLLYPDIEQLINIILEEKVQVVFTSAGNPKTWTPVLKAAGVKVVHVVSSSAFALKSEAAGVDAVVAEGFEAGGHNGREETTTMVLIPAVCEKVQIPVIAAGGIGSGRAMAAAFALGASGVQVGSRFVATPEASSHINFKQAVVNAREGDTMLSLKKLTPVRLIKNHFYESVKTAEDSGADPDALKILLGRARAKTGMFEGNLEEGELEIGQVSALIHDIKPAAEVLEDIWKEFQTVRKQLGDLAI from the coding sequence ATGAACCGGATTTCAACTTTATTCGGGATACAATACCCGATTGTACAAGCCGGCATGATATGGGCCAGCGGATGGCGTTTAGCCAGTGCAGTGAGTAATGCAGGCGGGCTGGGCCTTATTGGCGCAGGCAGTATGTACCCCGATGTACTGAGGCATCATATCCAACGCTGTAAAGAAGCTACCAACAAACCTTTTGGGGTGAACGTGCCCCTTTTGTACCCGGATATCGAACAATTGATCAACATCATCCTGGAAGAAAAAGTACAGGTGGTGTTTACTTCTGCCGGTAACCCCAAAACCTGGACACCGGTGTTGAAGGCTGCGGGCGTCAAGGTGGTACATGTGGTGTCCAGTTCCGCATTTGCACTGAAAAGTGAAGCTGCCGGCGTAGACGCCGTAGTGGCAGAAGGTTTTGAAGCCGGCGGACATAACGGCCGCGAAGAAACGACTACCATGGTGCTGATACCGGCTGTCTGTGAAAAAGTACAGATACCCGTGATCGCTGCAGGGGGCATCGGTTCCGGAAGAGCCATGGCAGCAGCTTTTGCGCTGGGAGCCTCGGGAGTACAGGTAGGCAGCCGTTTTGTGGCAACCCCGGAAGCATCTTCCCATATTAACTTCAAACAGGCGGTGGTCAACGCCAGGGAAGGCGATACCATGCTTAGTCTGAAGAAACTAACCCCTGTACGCCTGATTAAAAATCATTTTTACGAATCGGTGAAAACTGCGGAAGACAGCGGTGCTGACCCGGACGCACTGAAAATACTGCTGGGCCGCGCCCGCGCTAAAACCGGCATGTTTGAAGGCAACCTGGAAGAAGGAGAACTGGAAATAGGCCAGGTAAGCGCATTGATCCACGATATAAAGCCTGCGGCCGAAGTACTGGAAGATATCTGGAAGGAGTTTCAGACAGTGCGGAAACAATTGGGCGATTTAGCTATTTGA
- a CDS encoding NAD(P)/FAD-dependent oxidoreductase has translation MQQQISLKLTPADAAHPSRITTQAAATLGVKPAAITGYHLLKRSIDARSRQQVYFILTLLVFVNEPFHERVHAHPVYKPLPTNAPAAIIAGAGPAGLFAALRLIEDGIKPIILERGKDVRARRRDLAALNKTGIVNPDSNYCFGEGGAGTYSDGKLYTRSNKRGDINRILNIFVHFGAEEKIMIDAHPHIGTNKLPHIITAMREQIIAAGGEVHFEQKVSSLQIHNGAVTGVETAAGHTFSARHVILATGHSARDIFVMLHRQNILLEAKPFALGVRVEHPQELIDSAQYHCDLRGEYLPPASYSLVEQVEGRGVFSFCMCPGGIIAPAATDPGELVVNGWSPSKRNNPYANSGMVVTVDESDFAPFAHHGPLAAMYYQQAVERQAFIAGGGLFVAPAQRMTDFVKGKVSSTLPECSYLPGVNSTDLRTVLPAAVHQRLAGAFKAFGRKIKGYYTDNAILVATESRTSSPVRIPRDNDTLEHPQLAGLYPCGEGAGYAGGIVSAAMDGERVAAMIAARLHGLS, from the coding sequence ATGCAACAACAAATCTCCCTGAAGCTGACGCCCGCAGACGCAGCCCACCCTTCCCGCATTACTACACAGGCAGCAGCCACCCTCGGCGTAAAACCTGCTGCCATCACCGGTTACCACCTGCTCAAACGCTCTATCGACGCACGTTCCAGGCAACAGGTGTATTTCATCCTCACCCTGCTCGTATTTGTCAATGAACCCTTTCATGAAAGGGTACATGCACATCCTGTCTACAAACCACTGCCTACCAACGCACCGGCCGCTATCATTGCCGGCGCAGGCCCTGCCGGCCTCTTCGCCGCACTGCGCCTCATTGAAGACGGTATCAAACCCATCATCCTCGAAAGAGGCAAAGATGTGCGCGCACGCCGCCGCGACCTCGCAGCCCTTAATAAAACAGGCATCGTCAATCCCGACTCCAACTACTGCTTCGGGGAAGGCGGCGCCGGTACCTACTCCGACGGCAAACTGTACACCCGCTCCAACAAAAGAGGCGATATCAACCGCATCCTTAACATATTCGTACACTTCGGAGCGGAAGAAAAAATCATGATCGACGCACACCCGCATATCGGTACCAATAAACTGCCGCATATCATTACGGCCATGCGCGAACAGATCATCGCCGCCGGCGGGGAAGTACACTTTGAACAGAAAGTCAGCAGCCTCCAGATACACAACGGCGCTGTTACCGGCGTGGAAACCGCAGCAGGACACACTTTCAGCGCGCGCCACGTGATCCTCGCCACCGGCCACTCCGCCCGCGATATCTTCGTCATGCTCCACCGGCAAAACATACTGCTGGAAGCCAAACCCTTTGCCCTCGGCGTCCGCGTGGAACACCCGCAGGAGCTGATCGACAGCGCCCAGTACCATTGCGACCTGCGCGGCGAATACCTGCCACCCGCCAGCTACAGCCTCGTGGAACAAGTGGAAGGACGCGGCGTATTCTCCTTCTGCATGTGCCCCGGCGGTATCATCGCCCCGGCAGCCACAGATCCCGGTGAACTGGTGGTCAACGGCTGGTCGCCCTCCAAACGCAACAACCCATACGCCAATTCCGGTATGGTCGTTACCGTAGATGAATCCGACTTCGCGCCATTTGCCCACCATGGCCCGCTCGCAGCCATGTATTATCAACAGGCAGTGGAACGCCAGGCCTTCATTGCCGGCGGCGGCCTCTTCGTGGCACCGGCGCAGCGGATGACCGACTTCGTGAAAGGCAAAGTGTCTTCCACGCTGCCCGAATGCTCTTACCTCCCCGGCGTCAACAGCACCGACCTGCGCACTGTCCTGCCGGCAGCGGTACACCAACGCCTCGCCGGCGCCTTTAAAGCATTCGGCCGCAAAATAAAAGGATACTATACAGATAATGCCATCCTCGTGGCCACAGAATCCCGTACATCCTCTCCCGTAAGGATACCCCGCGACAACGATACACTGGAACATCCGCAACTGGCAGGCTTATACCCCTGCGGGGAAGGCGCCGGTTATGCCGGCGGTATCGTATCCGCCGCTATGGACGGGGAACGCGTGGCCGCCATGATTGCTGCCCGCCTCCACGGATTATCATAA
- a CDS encoding sugar phosphate nucleotidyltransferase, which yields MKAIIPVAGAGTKLRPHTYTQPKALIPLAGRTILSIIVDQLVDAGITEFVFVVGYLGEKIQHYVEKKYPQLTCHFVQQNSREGTGHAILLTREVVANDEVLIVLGDTICECDFKEVIASPYSVLGLKKVDDPRNFGVAELEEGGKITRVVEKPQIPKSNLALVGLYKIKESAQLYECLQANIDNHIKSHDEFQLTDALECMIEHGVQFNAFKVINWFDCGRKDTLLETNAILLKKYKAANNPVLPYENTIIIPPVSIGEGCNIKNSIIGPNVAVGDNTVINYSIVKDSIIGSFSNLYEVVLKSSLIGSDANIRGLSQSLNIGDNTEIDLG from the coding sequence ATGAAGGCAATAATACCTGTGGCAGGAGCTGGTACTAAACTCAGGCCACATACATATACACAACCCAAAGCACTTATTCCATTAGCCGGCAGGACCATATTGAGCATCATCGTGGACCAGCTGGTAGATGCAGGTATCACTGAATTCGTTTTTGTGGTGGGATACCTGGGTGAGAAAATACAGCATTACGTTGAAAAAAAATACCCGCAGCTGACCTGTCACTTTGTGCAGCAAAACAGCCGTGAGGGCACCGGTCACGCTATCCTGCTGACCCGCGAGGTAGTGGCCAATGATGAGGTGCTGATCGTACTGGGAGATACTATCTGCGAATGCGATTTCAAAGAAGTGATTGCTTCTCCGTATTCTGTACTGGGACTGAAAAAAGTGGACGACCCGCGCAATTTCGGCGTGGCTGAACTGGAAGAGGGCGGAAAGATCACCCGCGTAGTGGAAAAACCACAGATCCCTAAATCGAATTTGGCGCTGGTAGGGCTTTATAAAATCAAGGAGAGCGCACAGCTCTATGAATGCCTGCAGGCCAATATCGACAATCATATCAAGTCGCACGACGAGTTTCAGCTGACCGATGCGCTGGAATGCATGATCGAGCATGGCGTACAGTTTAATGCTTTTAAGGTGATCAACTGGTTCGACTGTGGCCGTAAGGACACCCTGCTGGAAACCAATGCCATCCTGTTGAAAAAATACAAAGCCGCTAACAATCCGGTATTGCCGTATGAGAATACTATTATCATACCGCCGGTGAGCATAGGGGAAGGCTGCAACATCAAAAACTCCATCATCGGCCCTAACGTGGCCGTGGGCGATAATACGGTGATCAATTATTCCATCGTAAAAGATTCTATTATCGGTTCATTCAGCAACCTGTATGAGGTGGTGCTGAAATCATCGCTGATAGGCAGCGATGCCAATATCCGCGGCCTTAGCCAGAGCCTTAATATCGGCGACAATACGGAAATCGATCTGGGCTAA
- a CDS encoding DUF3127 domain-containing protein, whose amino-acid sequence MSFEITGKLIVKYNTVQRSETFKTREFVIEKSDDINGRVINNYIKFQSVQDRTGIVDRFNEGENVKVYFNIKGTRWEKDGKVNYITNLDAWRMESVMAAPAPGADPMPNYNTPQMPAAGDGGDDLPF is encoded by the coding sequence ATGAGTTTTGAAATTACCGGAAAGCTGATTGTGAAGTACAACACGGTACAACGCAGCGAAACTTTTAAAACAAGAGAGTTCGTTATTGAGAAATCCGATGATATCAACGGCCGTGTGATTAACAACTATATCAAATTCCAGTCCGTACAGGACCGTACAGGTATTGTTGACCGGTTCAATGAAGGTGAAAACGTTAAAGTTTATTTCAATATCAAAGGCACCAGATGGGAAAAAGACGGCAAGGTCAACTACATCACCAACCTGGACGCATGGCGTATGGAATCTGTAATGGCAGCTCCTGCTCCCGGCGCAGACCCCATGCCTAACTACAACACTCCGCAGATGCCTGCTGCCGGCGATGGTGGCGACGATCTGCCGTTTTAA
- a CDS encoding ABC transporter permease, which translates to MNKIWLIIKREFLTRVRKRSFLVVTLLVPVAFAAMIIIPILMAVSGNESKRIAVIDKSGIFNNQLPDKRGVYFKYLPDANLDSLKRHYEAEDYSGVLYIPDIDINRPVGLEYYSKGQVGISLESAINGDINNVIERKRMEQEGIDKSKLDALRSNISVDFKSGDDEKKGNSWVAYGVGYACGFTIYIVLLLFGTSVMRGVMEEKVSRIAEVMISSVKPFQLMMGKIVGIAAVGLLQFLIWGVLISVIYTIIPLFLSPESIQAASQSNMMAQGNNAEAAEAFRRVTDVVDSINWPLLLSCFIFYFLGGYLFYSSLFAAIGSLANEDASDVQQLTFPITVPIIIGIMIMMKAVHDPGSQLAVWGSIIPFTSPMVMMARLPYGVPGTVPYWQLALSFAFLIGGFIVNTWAAGKIYRTGILLYGKKITLKEALKWVVKKG; encoded by the coding sequence ATGAACAAAATATGGCTTATCATTAAGAGAGAATTCCTCACCCGCGTCCGCAAACGCTCCTTCCTGGTAGTAACCCTGCTGGTGCCGGTAGCCTTTGCCGCCATGATCATTATCCCCATCCTCATGGCTGTCAGCGGCAACGAGAGCAAACGCATTGCGGTCATCGATAAAAGCGGCATCTTCAACAACCAGCTGCCGGATAAAAGAGGCGTCTACTTCAAATACCTGCCAGACGCCAATCTCGATAGTCTCAAACGCCACTACGAGGCAGAAGACTACTCCGGTGTCCTTTATATACCGGATATTGATATTAACCGCCCGGTCGGACTGGAATACTACAGTAAAGGCCAGGTAGGCATCTCCCTGGAATCAGCGATCAACGGTGATATCAACAACGTGATCGAAAGGAAACGCATGGAGCAGGAAGGCATCGACAAATCCAAGCTGGACGCGCTCCGTTCCAATATCTCCGTCGACTTCAAAAGCGGCGACGATGAAAAGAAAGGCAACTCATGGGTGGCCTACGGCGTAGGCTATGCCTGTGGCTTTACCATCTATATCGTACTGCTGCTGTTCGGCACTTCCGTCATGCGCGGCGTCATGGAAGAGAAAGTAAGCCGCATCGCCGAAGTGATGATCTCCAGTGTAAAACCATTCCAGCTGATGATGGGCAAGATCGTAGGTATTGCGGCAGTGGGACTGTTGCAGTTTCTGATATGGGGCGTACTGATCAGCGTCATCTATACCATCATACCGCTGTTCCTTTCTCCGGAAAGTATCCAGGCTGCCAGTCAAAGCAACATGATGGCGCAGGGCAACAATGCTGAGGCAGCCGAAGCTTTCCGCCGGGTGACCGACGTGGTGGACAGTATCAACTGGCCACTGCTGTTATCCTGCTTCATATTTTATTTCCTCGGCGGCTATCTGTTCTACTCCTCGCTGTTTGCCGCTATCGGCAGCCTGGCCAATGAAGACGCCTCCGATGTGCAACAGCTGACTTTTCCCATCACGGTGCCCATCATTATTGGTATTATGATCATGATGAAAGCCGTACATGACCCGGGCAGCCAGCTGGCCGTATGGGGCAGCATTATTCCCTTCACTTCGCCCATGGTGATGATGGCCCGTTTGCCGTATGGCGTGCCGGGAACCGTGCCTTACTGGCAACTGGCATTGTCTTTTGCTTTTCTGATCGGAGGTTTTATAGTGAATACCTGGGCGGCCGGAAAGATATACCGCACGGGCATTTTGCTGTATGGTAAAAAAATCACCCTGAAAGAAGCCCTGAAATGGGTGGTGAAGAAAGGATAA
- the dnaA gene encoding chromosomal replication initiator protein DnaA, whose product MNKTCEQVWERCLNIIRDIVEWQPFKTWFEPIKPIKLENNVLTIQVPSQFFYEYLEEHYVGLLGKTIKRELGKEARLEYRIVVENGTPHQHPRTVNMPTQFTKPQKDNEVDFPLTIHNPVKNPFVIPGIKRVQIDSQLNPNYTFDAYIEGDCNRVARRAGKTVAEKPGGTSFNPLVIYGGVGLGKTHLAQAVGNEVKRIHPNKAVLYVSAEKFINQFIDHSKNNIINDFIHFYQLIDVLIVDDIQFFARAEKTQDAFFAIFNHLHQSGKQLILTSDKAPKDLDGVQERLLSRFRWGLSADIQIPDFETRMEILELKMKNDGLEMPKEVVKYVAYNIQTNVRELEGALISLLAQSSLNRKEIDLELAKRVLKSFVKTSSKEITIESIQKMVCEYFDVPYDKLLQKTRKREIVQARQITMYLAKSFTKNSLKTIGEHFGGRDHTTVIHSCQTVKDLMDTDNNFRDSVIELQQKVQLAAM is encoded by the coding sequence ATGAATAAAACTTGCGAACAAGTTTGGGAAAGGTGTCTTAATATAATTAGGGATATTGTGGAATGGCAGCCGTTTAAAACCTGGTTTGAACCTATTAAGCCCATTAAACTTGAAAACAATGTTTTAACCATCCAGGTCCCCAGCCAATTCTTTTATGAATACCTTGAAGAGCATTATGTGGGATTGTTAGGGAAAACTATAAAAAGAGAATTAGGTAAAGAAGCCCGGTTGGAATACCGCATTGTAGTGGAAAACGGTACACCACACCAACATCCCAGAACGGTGAACATGCCTACGCAGTTCACAAAACCCCAGAAAGATAATGAGGTAGACTTTCCGTTAACCATACATAACCCGGTAAAGAACCCATTCGTTATCCCGGGGATTAAACGGGTACAGATCGATTCTCAGCTCAATCCAAACTATACGTTTGACGCGTATATAGAGGGGGATTGTAACCGTGTGGCGCGCCGGGCAGGAAAAACGGTCGCGGAAAAACCAGGCGGCACCTCTTTCAACCCACTGGTGATCTATGGTGGCGTTGGACTGGGAAAGACACACCTCGCACAGGCTGTGGGCAATGAAGTGAAGCGTATTCATCCGAATAAGGCCGTGCTGTATGTGAGTGCCGAGAAATTCATCAACCAGTTTATTGATCACTCAAAAAATAATATCATCAACGACTTCATTCACTTCTATCAATTGATAGACGTACTGATCGTAGATGACATCCAGTTCTTTGCCCGTGCGGAAAAAACACAGGACGCGTTCTTCGCGATCTTTAACCATCTGCATCAATCAGGCAAACAACTGATCCTTACGTCGGATAAGGCCCCCAAAGACCTTGATGGCGTACAGGAACGCCTGCTGAGCCGCTTCCGCTGGGGCCTCAGCGCGGATATCCAGATACCTGACTTTGAAACCAGAATGGAAATTCTGGAACTCAAAATGAAAAACGACGGACTGGAAATGCCAAAGGAAGTGGTGAAGTATGTTGCCTATAACATACAAACCAACGTACGTGAACTGGAAGGTGCGCTCATCTCCCTGCTGGCCCAGTCTTCCCTGAACCGCAAAGAGATCGACCTCGAACTGGCTAAACGTGTACTGAAGTCTTTCGTTAAAACTTCTTCCAAAGAAATTACCATCGAAAGCATCCAGAAAATGGTCTGCGAATATTTCGATGTGCCCTACGATAAACTGCTGCAGAAAACACGCAAACGCGAAATCGTACAGGCGCGACAGATAACCATGTACCTGGCTAAGTCATTTACAAAAAATTCACTGAAAACCATCGGCGAACATTTCGGTGGCAGAGACCATACTACAGTGATCCACAGCTGTCAAACCGTTAAAGACCTGATGGACACCGACAATAATTTCCGCGACAGCGTAATCGAACTACAGCAAAAAGTACAGCTGGCCGCTATGTAA